A genomic stretch from Mesomycoplasma neurolyticum includes:
- a CDS encoding thioredoxin family protein translates to MSKLIHMKWADAQKEIENGVVYLEFAVDWCGDCIMMKPIIEKVANHFENNKNVKMIRVDAEESGLFRKANTRFEVLRVPTHIILKNGEIIFKKFEYIHDSILIKEIEKVLN, encoded by the coding sequence ATGTCTAAATTAATCCATATGAAATGAGCAGATGCTCAAAAAGAAATTGAAAATGGTGTTGTTTACTTAGAATTCGCAGTTGATTGATGTGGTGACTGTATAATGATGAAGCCCATTATTGAAAAAGTAGCCAATCATTTTGAAAACAATAAAAATGTTAAGATGATTAGAGTTGATGCAGAAGAATCTGGTTTGTTTAGAAAAGCAAACACAAGATTTGAAGTGTTGAGAGTGCCAACACACATTATTTTAAAAAATGGCGAAATTATCTTTAAAAAATTTGAATATATTCATGATTCTATTTTGATTAAAGAAATTGAAAAAGTTTTAAATTAA
- a CDS encoding 30S ribosomal protein S6 — protein MAKSKYEIMLLLSPNEDISVVKKIADSVFGKGVESIEKLEDNKLRYEINNSKTATRVLIKVEAERKDISEFTRKSNIQKTIWRTLVINLDTEKGLNKKPKQVVDKRKNRNFENKFTKQNNPNFKVKKENFVKKTEETKLETKK, from the coding sequence ATGGCAAAATCAAAATACGAAATTATGTTGTTACTATCACCTAACGAAGATATATCAGTTGTAAAAAAAATAGCTGATAGTGTTTTTGGCAAAGGTGTAGAATCTATTGAAAAACTAGAAGACAACAAATTAAGATATGAAATTAACAATTCTAAAACAGCTACTCGTGTATTAATAAAAGTAGAAGCTGAAAGAAAAGATATCTCTGAATTTACAAGAAAATCAAATATTCAAAAAACAATTTGAAGAACATTGGTTATTAATTTAGACACAGAAAAAGGTTTGAATAAAAAACCTAAACAAGTGGTTGACAAAAGAAAAAACAGAAACTTTGAAAATAAATTTACAAAACAAAATAACCCAAATTTTAAAGTTAAAAAAGAAAATTTTGTTAAAAAAACAGAGGAAACAAAACTAGAAACAAAAAAATAA
- the rpsD gene encoding 30S ribosomal protein S4 has product MARYTGPIFKKSKKLNFSILESGKEFAKNTRASADQVKRRAKISDYGQHLQEKQKVRFMYGVNERQFKNTFFKASKRKGVVGTNFLQMLETRLDNLVYRAGFALTRRQARQLVNHNHFLVNGKKANIPSMQISVGSVIELKEKSRKNVQILESLEKRVKAEWMEYKDFTSTLKRLPERSELNQEINETFIVEFYNK; this is encoded by the coding sequence ATGGCAAGATATACAGGCCCAATTTTCAAAAAATCAAAAAAACTAAATTTTTCAATTTTAGAATCAGGAAAAGAATTCGCAAAAAATACAAGAGCATCAGCAGATCAAGTTAAAAGAAGAGCAAAAATTTCAGATTATGGTCAACATCTACAAGAAAAACAAAAAGTTCGTTTTATGTACGGTGTAAATGAAAGGCAATTTAAAAACACATTTTTTAAAGCTTCAAAAAGAAAAGGTGTTGTTGGTACAAACTTTTTACAAATGTTAGAAACTAGATTAGATAATTTAGTTTATAGAGCAGGTTTTGCACTAACAAGAAGACAAGCAAGACAACTTGTTAATCACAACCATTTTTTAGTTAATGGTAAAAAAGCAAATATTCCTTCAATGCAAATTTCTGTTGGAAGTGTGATTGAATTAAAAGAAAAATCAAGAAAAAATGTACAAATTCTAGAATCCTTGGAAAAAAGAGTGAAAGCTGAATGAATGGAATACAAAGATTTTACATCTACTCTTAAAAGATTGCCTGAAAGATCTGAATTAAATCAAGAAATTAACGAAACATTTATAGTTGAGTTTTACAACAAATAA
- a CDS encoding ribonuclease J produces the protein MAKINIFALGGLDENGKNSYVIEIDDSIFLINAGSKIPINSTNGVDTLIPNFNYLEKNKKRIKGVFITDAKNESFSALPWLLMKIKKLKIYCSSFTKFLILDRISKYKIDELSFEVISVGSSKIDFGDNVSVSAISLAGSMVGTYGWNFETEDGHILVLLNFVLGSLGVYGTTDLKKIKQNITSPKGLHSLLMVSGNAIGNAVGNAIDKIFITPIIETVFFNGKPDSRIIVGALDEEMASLHEVLNLAIKYDRPLAIYGRTYSKLIELVKKIRINSEYVEMPKFIDYKDIDKVNNAVVLVTSTNERLYKRFLRITEGNDIYLKLRKTDNVIMVAPPINGLEVLYALILDEIARITPLITDVTENEHYKARPARKDIYTIVKHLKPKFFIPLQGLYRYLVVTSQIAATAGMNRSNLIILQNGKIATFIDGKLYSTKKSIKEVGEVIIDGFGMGDISTEVINERETLAREGVIAITGLIDYKTKQLKSELKITTSGIITSETKNEAYEIISSLGYQLFLNNKKINLKDIQDKLKKMVRKKMYKLYEKEPMVVVVFYEI, from the coding sequence ATGGCTAAAATTAATATATTCGCGCTCGGTGGTTTAGATGAAAATGGAAAAAATTCTTATGTAATAGAAATTGATGATTCTATTTTTTTGATTAATGCAGGTTCTAAAATCCCTATAAATTCAACCAATGGTGTAGATACATTAATACCTAATTTTAATTATTTAGAAAAAAACAAAAAAAGAATTAAAGGTGTTTTTATCACTGATGCAAAAAATGAATCGTTTTCTGCTTTACCATGATTATTAATGAAAATTAAAAAATTAAAAATTTATTGTTCATCTTTTACAAAATTTTTAATTTTAGATAGAATTTCAAAATACAAAATTGATGAACTAAGTTTTGAAGTAATTTCTGTTGGAAGTAGCAAGATAGATTTTGGTGACAATGTTTCTGTATCTGCTATTTCATTAGCTGGATCAATGGTTGGGACATATGGATGAAATTTTGAAACTGAAGATGGTCACATTTTGGTTTTATTAAACTTTGTTTTAGGATCTTTAGGTGTTTATGGAACAACAGATCTTAAAAAAATAAAGCAAAATATAACTTCACCAAAAGGATTACATTCACTACTAATGGTATCTGGTAATGCAATAGGAAATGCTGTTGGAAATGCTATAGATAAAATTTTTATAACCCCAATAATTGAAACTGTTTTTTTTAATGGTAAACCTGATTCTAGAATAATTGTTGGGGCTCTTGATGAGGAAATGGCTAGTTTACATGAAGTTTTAAATTTAGCTATTAAATATGATAGGCCACTAGCTATTTATGGACGGACATATTCAAAATTAATTGAATTAGTCAAAAAAATAAGAATTAATTCTGAATATGTAGAGATGCCTAAATTTATAGATTATAAAGACATTGATAAAGTAAATAATGCAGTGGTTTTAGTAACTTCTACAAACGAAAGACTTTATAAAAGGTTTCTAAGAATAACTGAAGGAAATGATATTTATTTAAAATTAAGAAAAACGGATAATGTAATAATGGTTGCTCCACCAATTAATGGTTTGGAAGTTTTATATGCGCTTATTTTGGATGAAATAGCAAGAATCACACCTTTAATAACAGATGTTACAGAAAATGAACATTACAAAGCAAGACCTGCTAGAAAAGATATTTATACAATTGTAAAACATCTTAAACCTAAATTTTTTATTCCTTTACAAGGGTTATATAGATATTTAGTTGTTACTTCGCAAATTGCAGCAACAGCAGGAATGAATAGAAGTAATTTAATTATCTTGCAAAATGGAAAAATAGCAACATTTATAGATGGAAAATTGTATTCTACAAAAAAATCAATTAAGGAAGTTGGGGAAGTTATTATTGATGGTTTTGGAATGGGTGATATTTCTACTGAAGTTATAAATGAAAGAGAAACCCTCGCAAGAGAAGGGGTTATAGCAATAACAGGACTAATAGATTACAAAACAAAACAACTAAAAAGTGAATTAAAAATTACAACATCAGGAATAATTACAAGTGAAACAAAAAATGAAGCTTATGAAATTATTTCTTCATTAGGATATCAGCTATTTTTAAATAATAAAAAAATTAATTTAAAAGATATACAAGATAAACTAAAAAAAATGGTAAGAAAAAAAATGTACAAACTTTATGAAAAAGAACCAATGGTTGTAGTGGTGTTTTATGAAATTTAA
- a CDS encoding NINE protein, translating to MSRKKIILIILTILFGWLGVGRFYLRKFFSGTIKFIFAILFLILAIYVLYNFSTNWNEATKIATEKSSEIDKTIKEIEEKINNSSNGIVALDGITNALLDIVGRENIRQIKDVVYWVNFVIYFKTNILLTFVTLILFVFIITMWILDIISVIFIKSQRLKTCHWVA from the coding sequence ATGAGTAGAAAAAAAATTATTTTAATTATTTTAACAATTTTATTTGGATGGTTAGGGGTTGGAAGGTTTTATCTTAGAAAATTTTTTTCTGGAACTATCAAATTTATTTTTGCGATTTTATTTTTAATTTTAGCAATTTATGTTTTATATAATTTTTCAACTAATTGAAACGAAGCTACAAAAATAGCTACTGAAAAATCATCAGAAATTGATAAAACAATAAAAGAAATAGAAGAAAAAATAAATAATTCTTCAAATGGAATAGTTGCTCTTGATGGTATAACTAATGCATTGTTAGATATAGTTGGTAGAGAAAACATAAGACAAATAAAAGATGTTGTTTATTGAGTTAATTTTGTAATTTATTTTAAAACAAATATATTATTAACCTTTGTAACTTTGATACTTTTTGTTTTTATAATCACAATGTGAATTTTAGATATAATTAGTGTTATTTTTATAAAGTCTCAGAGATTAAAAACATGTCATTGAGTTGCATAG
- the ychF gene encoding redox-regulated ATPase YchF: protein MSLKAGIVGLPNVGKSTLFSALTSIEVESANYAFTTIEPNISVVSLKDKRLSKINEFVKAEKIIPTTFTFVDIAGLVKGASKGEGLGNKFLSNIREVDAIIHVVRCFENDDIVHVENKINPVEDARLINLELLFADLQVIENVIKRVEKKALNTNDKVVKQEYEVAKKLQNAFNNNIFARNIELSEDELKIIKGYQLLTLKPMIYVANISQKDLENIEKSHYFTQMKEFAKKENAFLLPISVVLEYEISKLDDEEKDIFLQEYNLEYSGLELLTREAFKILNLKTFFTAGVKEVRAWTFTKNMNASECASVIHSDFEKKFIKAEVISYNDYIENQGEKKSKENGKMRLEGKNYLMEDGDICYFRVGK, encoded by the coding sequence ATGTCTTTAAAAGCTGGTATTGTTGGTTTACCTAATGTTGGTAAATCTACACTTTTTTCTGCTTTAACTTCTATTGAAGTTGAATCTGCAAATTATGCTTTTACTACGATAGAACCTAATATTTCTGTTGTTTCATTAAAAGATAAAAGATTGAGTAAAATTAATGAATTTGTTAAAGCTGAAAAAATTATTCCTACAACTTTTACTTTTGTTGACATAGCAGGTCTTGTAAAAGGAGCTTCAAAAGGTGAAGGTTTGGGTAATAAATTTTTATCCAATATTCGTGAAGTAGATGCTATTATTCATGTTGTTCGTTGTTTTGAGAATGATGATATAGTTCATGTTGAAAATAAAATCAACCCTGTAGAAGATGCAAGGTTAATAAATTTAGAATTACTTTTTGCTGATTTACAGGTTATAGAAAATGTTATAAAAAGAGTAGAAAAAAAAGCACTAAACACTAATGATAAAGTAGTAAAACAAGAATATGAAGTTGCAAAAAAGTTACAAAATGCTTTTAATAATAATATTTTTGCACGTAATATAGAGTTATCAGAAGATGAACTAAAAATTATTAAAGGTTATCAATTATTAACTTTAAAACCTATGATATATGTTGCTAATATTTCACAAAAAGATTTAGAAAACATAGAAAAAAGTCATTATTTTACACAAATGAAGGAATTTGCAAAAAAAGAGAATGCTTTTTTATTACCTATTTCTGTTGTTTTAGAATATGAAATTAGTAAGCTTGACGACGAAGAAAAAGATATTTTTTTACAAGAATATAATTTGGAATATTCAGGTTTAGAATTACTAACTCGTGAAGCTTTTAAAATTTTAAATCTTAAAACTTTTTTTACAGCAGGCGTTAAAGAAGTTAGAGCTTGAACATTTACTAAAAACATGAATGCCTCAGAATGCGCTAGTGTTATTCATAGTGATTTTGAAAAAAAATTCATTAAAGCTGAAGTTATTTCATACAATGATTATATTGAAAATCAAGGCGAAAAAAAATCAAAAGAAAATGGTAAAATGCGTCTAGAGGGTAAAAATTATTTGATGGAAGATGGTGATATTTGTTATTTTAGAGTGGGGAAATAA
- a CDS encoding S1 RNA-binding domain-containing protein translates to MEKRKIVKGKVKEINKSNLLISFGDRFEGSVSIKEISDYFIEDLNDMFNIGDTISFYVLGYNEKKGKFLLSFKKIRPEYLKKPFKSEISETKNQFNNLFKFTKDEIKKWKK, encoded by the coding sequence ATGGAAAAAAGAAAAATTGTAAAAGGGAAAGTAAAAGAAATTAACAAATCAAACCTTTTAATCTCTTTTGGTGATAGATTTGAAGGTTCAGTTTCGATAAAAGAAATTAGTGATTATTTTATCGAGGATTTAAATGATATGTTTAATATCGGGGATACAATTTCGTTTTATGTTTTAGGTTATAATGAAAAAAAAGGAAAATTTTTATTATCTTTTAAAAAAATAAGACCTGAATATTTAAAAAAACCTTTTAAAAGTGAAATTTCTGAAACTAAAAATCAATTTAATAATTTATTCAAATTTACAAAGGATGAAATTAAAAAATGAAAAAAATAA
- a CDS encoding ribonuclease J yields the protein MKKISIVPTKLFALGGMQEIGKSTLVVEYKSDIVIIDAGIKFADYFASGIKGIVPDYSYLKENQNKIKGIFITHGHEDHIGGVVYLVQEVHITKIYAPRIAIQYLKAKFEERNIRLKIEFIEINKNDVHKFDNIKVDFWTAQHSIPDAFGVRVSTPNGSIMCTGDFRFDYTPIGNFTDFSKLEKIGDEGLSVLLSDSTNAMRPFHSPSEKDILKDIENYMLEAKRKIIVTTFASNLTRVKVIIELAAKLGKKVIAFGRSMVNGIQIGRKMGYINASDELFINKKNINKYDENELVILTTGSQGEQMSALSRMAIGKHPQVTIKNNDLVIFSSSPIPGNRIKIELLVNKLYKLGAIIKENGIDGYLHTSGHAYKEEHEKIFRLTRPKYFVTYHGEFRMSVVHGQTAVENGVNPNNIIIPRIGEVLHLVKNNLYKSNEKIKAGVVFVDGSNISKINSNLIKDRVVLGENGFVYVVVALDKNKNIIVGRPRIISRGCFFVKNSTELIEKIKKIVHGAILFTIKNKDNWTIPELKQLIKDRLEPFFYKEKRRNPIIMSTFLFVDEQTNPLKDLENKNPKEIIDDFEMDEDLDEEKNNEDLHI from the coding sequence ATGAAAAAAATAAGTATTGTTCCAACAAAGCTTTTTGCTTTAGGAGGAATGCAAGAAATAGGAAAATCGACATTAGTTGTTGAATATAAATCAGACATTGTTATAATCGATGCTGGTATAAAATTTGCAGATTATTTTGCTTCAGGAATAAAAGGTATTGTACCTGATTATTCTTATTTAAAAGAAAATCAAAACAAAATTAAAGGAATTTTTATAACACATGGTCATGAAGACCATATAGGTGGTGTTGTTTATTTAGTGCAAGAAGTTCATATAACTAAAATTTATGCCCCAAGAATAGCTATCCAATATTTAAAAGCTAAATTTGAAGAAAGAAATATTAGATTAAAAATAGAATTTATTGAAATTAATAAAAATGATGTTCATAAATTCGATAACATAAAGGTGGATTTTTGAACCGCACAACACTCTATTCCGGATGCTTTTGGTGTTAGAGTTTCTACACCCAATGGTTCAATTATGTGTACAGGTGATTTTAGGTTTGATTATACACCGATAGGTAATTTTACTGATTTTTCAAAACTCGAAAAAATAGGTGATGAAGGATTGAGTGTGTTGCTTTCTGATTCAACTAATGCTATGAGACCTTTCCATTCACCTAGTGAAAAAGATATTTTAAAAGATATTGAAAATTATATGTTAGAAGCAAAAAGGAAGATTATAGTTACAACATTTGCTTCAAATTTAACAAGGGTTAAAGTTATTATTGAATTAGCTGCAAAACTTGGTAAAAAAGTAATTGCTTTTGGAAGATCAATGGTTAATGGTATTCAAATTGGTAGAAAAATGGGATATATCAATGCTTCAGATGAATTATTTATAAATAAAAAAAATATAAATAAATATGATGAAAATGAACTTGTTATTTTAACCACTGGTTCTCAAGGAGAACAAATGTCTGCTTTATCAAGAATGGCAATAGGTAAACACCCACAAGTAACTATTAAAAATAATGATTTAGTTATCTTTTCTTCTTCTCCAATACCTGGAAATAGAATAAAAATAGAATTATTAGTTAACAAACTTTACAAACTAGGTGCGATTATCAAAGAAAATGGTATTGATGGTTATTTACATACTTCAGGTCATGCTTATAAAGAAGAACATGAGAAAATATTTAGATTAACTAGACCTAAATATTTTGTTACTTATCACGGGGAATTTAGAATGTCAGTTGTCCATGGACAAACAGCGGTTGAAAATGGTGTTAATCCAAATAATATTATTATCCCTAGAATTGGGGAAGTTTTACATCTAGTTAAAAATAATCTATATAAAAGCAACGAAAAAATTAAAGCTGGTGTAGTTTTTGTTGATGGAAGTAACATATCTAAAATAAATTCTAATTTAATTAAAGATAGAGTTGTTCTTGGAGAAAATGGATTTGTTTATGTTGTTGTTGCTTTAGATAAAAATAAAAACATTATTGTTGGAAGACCAAGAATAATATCAAGAGGTTGTTTTTTTGTTAAAAATTCAACTGAACTTATTGAAAAAATTAAAAAAATTGTTCATGGTGCAATTTTATTCACAATTAAAAACAAAGATAATTGAACAATACCAGAATTAAAACAATTAATTAAAGATAGACTGGAACCATTTTTCTACAAAGAAAAAAGAAGAAACCCTATAATTATGTCAACGTTTTTATTTGTAGATGAACAAACCAATCCACTAAAAGATTTAGAGAACAAAAATCCAAAAGAAATTATTGATGATTTTGAGATGGATGAAGATTTAGATGAAGAAAAAAATAATGAAGATTTACATATTTAA
- a CDS encoding glucose-6-phosphate isomerase, translating to MKKINLDLSKAINLEKIFELQDKVTEINNSMNNLTAIGSDFLGWKDLTENINLAELKQMKKIANKLHKENVEVLVVIGIGGSYLGSKAALDFIQGNYPGTERKMEIIFAGTSLSSMQLSQLLNYVKNKKFAINVISKSGTTIEPAIAFKFFKSFLEHKIGKEKANDYIFVTTDANRGQLFEMARTKGYQKFVILDNIGGRFSVLSPVGFFPLICAGIDVDKIIQGAKEANKLYEKNSLKENDAYKYAVARYILYKKYQVELLISYEPNMMYFNEWWKQLFGESEGKNQKGLFPASAIFSTDLHSLGQFIQEGSKIFFETVMTIQTPEKDLLMFDDEENLDNLNYLTGLTLHKINNIAFTATQDAHTNVGQVPNIHLLLKDNKEKTFGWLVMFFERACAISAYLLGVNPFNQPGVEVYKSNMKKILNKK from the coding sequence ATGAAAAAAATAAATTTAGATTTATCAAAAGCAATTAATTTAGAAAAAATATTTGAATTACAAGATAAAGTTACTGAAATAAATAATTCTATGAATAATTTAACTGCTATTGGTTCTGATTTTTTAGGTTGAAAAGATTTAACAGAAAATATAAACTTGGCAGAATTAAAACAAATGAAAAAAATAGCAAATAAACTTCACAAAGAAAACGTTGAGGTTTTGGTTGTTATAGGAATAGGTGGATCTTATTTAGGATCTAAAGCAGCATTAGATTTTATACAAGGGAATTATCCAGGTACTGAAAGAAAAATGGAAATAATTTTTGCAGGTACATCTTTAAGTTCGATGCAATTATCACAACTACTAAATTATGTAAAAAATAAAAAATTTGCAATTAATGTTATTTCTAAGTCAGGTACTACAATTGAACCAGCAATAGCATTTAAATTTTTTAAATCTTTTTTAGAACATAAAATTGGAAAAGAAAAAGCAAATGATTATATTTTTGTCACAACTGATGCAAATAGAGGTCAATTATTTGAAATGGCAAGAACTAAAGGTTATCAAAAATTTGTAATTTTAGATAACATTGGTGGAAGGTTTAGTGTTTTATCACCTGTTGGTTTTTTTCCACTTATTTGTGCAGGTATTGATGTTGATAAAATTATTCAAGGTGCTAAAGAGGCTAATAAATTGTATGAAAAAAATTCATTAAAAGAAAATGATGCATATAAATATGCTGTTGCTAGATATATTTTATATAAAAAATATCAAGTAGAACTTTTGATTTCTTATGAACCAAACATGATGTATTTTAATGAGTGATGAAAACAACTTTTTGGTGAAAGTGAAGGAAAAAATCAAAAAGGACTTTTCCCAGCATCAGCTATTTTTTCAACAGATTTACACTCATTAGGTCAATTTATTCAAGAAGGAAGTAAAATCTTTTTCGAAACTGTTATGACTATACAAACACCAGAAAAAGATTTACTCATGTTTGATGATGAAGAAAATTTAGACAACTTAAATTACCTCACAGGTTTAACTTTACACAAAATTAATAATATAGCTTTTACAGCTACACAAGATGCACACACAAATGTTGGACAAGTACCTAATATTCATTTGTTATTGAAAGATAATAAAGAAAAAACTTTTGGTTGATTAGTTATGTTTTTCGAAAGAGCTTGTGCTATTTCAGCATATTTATTAGGTGTAAATCCATTTAATCAACCAGGTGTTGAGGTGTATAAATCTAATATGAAAAAAATCCTAAATAAAAAATAA
- a CDS encoding DUF4231 domain-containing protein, with protein MNNTKQEIILKTEEQILKIRKKYFISKWIFLFVSVSLILMTAFNGLLSAYAISKNPNIQTVWLFVAIAFITAIMTFLTSVLTLFSFSKKRDENKERIDFLTEKIEKLTTTPSKVDEDELVLYLSSVNKDE; from the coding sequence ATGAATAATACAAAACAAGAGATTATATTAAAAACCGAAGAACAAATTCTTAAAATAAGAAAAAAATACTTTATTTCTAAATGAATTTTCTTATTTGTTAGTGTTTCTTTAATTTTAATGACGGCATTTAATGGTCTTTTATCTGCTTATGCAATTTCAAAAAACCCAAATATTCAAACAGTTTGATTGTTTGTTGCTATAGCTTTTATAACCGCAATTATGACATTTTTAACCTCAGTATTAACATTATTTTCATTTTCAAAAAAGAGAGATGAAAACAAAGAAAGAATAGATTTTTTAACCGAAAAAATTGAGAAATTAACTACAACACCTTCAAAAGTAGATGAAGATGAATTGGTATTATATCTTTCTTCAGTAAACAAAGATGAGTAG
- a CDS encoding redoxin domain-containing protein, protein MQVKFKDDFFKLYGKTVEKGQEVSFSVTDVFFNDVELKNFNKLTVISVFPALNTSVCDEQTVGISNLAKKYPEVNFISISLNLPPTISEWKTKNQIHNIEIYSDYKNREFGKKFGFLIEDVFLLNRGYLLVDKNSKIIEFSYMTDIHEQIDFKTLENQIKNHLDK, encoded by the coding sequence ATGCAAGTAAAATTTAAAGATGATTTTTTTAAATTGTATGGTAAAACTGTCGAAAAGGGACAAGAAGTTAGTTTTAGTGTAACTGATGTTTTTTTTAATGATGTAGAATTAAAAAACTTTAACAAATTAACAGTTATATCTGTTTTCCCAGCTTTAAATACATCTGTTTGCGATGAACAAACAGTTGGTATTTCAAATTTAGCAAAGAAATATCCTGAAGTTAATTTTATTTCAATTAGTTTAAATCTTCCACCTACAATTTCAGAATGAAAAACTAAAAACCAAATTCACAATATTGAAATTTATTCTGATTATAAAAATAGAGAGTTTGGTAAAAAATTTGGTTTTTTAATTGAAGATGTTTTCTTATTGAATAGAGGTTATTTATTAGTAGACAAAAATTCAAAAATTATAGAATTTTCATATATGACTGATATTCATGAGCAAATTGATTTTAAAACACTTGAAAATCAAATTAAAAATCATTTAGATAAATAA
- a CDS encoding DUF4231 domain-containing protein translates to MYFKGRIFSSTKQFIRFIEKKTLFKSKLFQTIFWVTSIFALCFVTFSAFMGTAKLASSRLPEFKGFATLFIQKSIDNKGKPIEIDQWPIFTLWIGIALAIINGLVALFVVKKKWIRNEKINTLIQLEKILYNNSKGKYKDAKNKDIVFFDKISEIIGNKHE, encoded by the coding sequence ATGTATTTTAAAGGTAGAATTTTTAGTTCAACAAAACAATTTATTCGATTTATTGAAAAAAAAACATTATTTAAATCAAAACTTTTTCAAACTATTTTTTGAGTAACAAGTATTTTTGCACTTTGCTTTGTAACATTTTCTGCTTTTATGGGAACTGCTAAATTAGCATCTTCAAGATTACCTGAATTTAAAGGTTTTGCTACATTATTTATACAAAAAAGCATTGATAACAAAGGAAAACCAATTGAAATAGACCAATGACCAATTTTTACATTGTGAATAGGTATTGCTTTAGCTATTATTAATGGCTTAGTAGCTTTATTTGTTGTTAAAAAAAAATGAATAAGAAATGAAAAAATCAATACATTAATCCAATTAGAAAAAATACTTTATAACAATTCAAAAGGAAAATACAAAGACGCAAAAAATAAAGATATTGTATTTTTTGACAAAATTTCAGAAATAATAGGTAACAAACATGAATAA
- a CDS encoding single-stranded DNA-binding protein, translating into MNKVIIVGRISNDLKSTLTKSNIPYLRFSVAVQRRYKNSQGNEIVDYVPIVSWNKTALYLEKNATKGVRVLVEGSFVSNSFTNSQGQRVVTNEVNAENVYILETIKDVENKRMNRNIQNLTSDETNNKKPTFYSEEITNETFEIKNQNDSSDIDDFSWDDVDNIY; encoded by the coding sequence ATGAACAAGGTTATAATAGTTGGAAGAATTTCAAATGATTTAAAATCAACATTAACAAAAAGTAATATTCCATATTTGAGATTTTCTGTTGCTGTGCAAAGAAGATATAAAAATTCTCAAGGAAATGAAATTGTTGATTATGTACCTATTGTTTCTTGAAATAAAACTGCGTTATATTTAGAAAAAAATGCTACTAAAGGGGTTAGAGTTTTAGTTGAGGGTTCATTTGTTTCTAATTCATTCACAAATTCACAAGGTCAAAGAGTTGTTACAAATGAAGTAAATGCTGAAAATGTTTATATTTTAGAAACTATTAAAGACGTCGAAAACAAAAGAATGAATAGAAATATTCAAAATCTAACATCAGATGAAACAAATAACAAAAAACCTACATTTTATTCTGAAGAAATAACAAACGAAACTTTTGAAATTAAAAATCAAAACGATTCATCTGATATTGATGATTTTTCATGAGATGATGTTGATAATATTTATTAA
- the rpsR gene encoding 30S ribosomal protein S18: MKKRFKPLKKYKKRVCNFCSESVLYIDYKNVPVIEKYVSQHGKIQPSRLTGTCSKHQRMLGNAIKRARHVALLPFVLDRVRKQ, encoded by the coding sequence ATGAAAAAACGTTTTAAACCTTTAAAAAAATATAAAAAAAGAGTATGTAATTTTTGCTCAGAATCTGTTTTATATATTGATTATAAAAATGTTCCTGTTATTGAAAAATATGTTTCACAACACGGAAAAATTCAACCATCTAGATTGACAGGTACATGTTCAAAACACCAAAGAATGCTAGGTAATGCTATCAAAAGAGCAAGACATGTTGCATTATTACCGTTCGTACTTGACAGAGTTAGAAAACAATAA